In Micromonospora sediminicola, the DNA window AGGTCCGGCAGCGTCATCACGGCCGGCTCGTTCACGGCGGTCATGCGATCGCCCCCAACGCCCTCGTCGCGGCGGCCAGCTCCCGCAGCCGCAGCAGCGGACGCTCCTCGACCTCCGGCAGCCCGCCCAAGGGGTTGTGCTCCACCAGGCCGTCACCACCGCGCAGCTTCGCCTCGTACACGGCGGCGTCGGCCGCGGCCATCACCCGCGCCCGATCCTCACCGGCGGTCGCGTGGATCGCCCCGACGCTGGCCGTCACCGAAACCGAGACGCCAGCGGCGACCTCGATCGGCTCCGCCAGGGCCTGAATGACCTCCGCGCCGAGCAGCCCAGCGATCGGCGCCGGCGACGGACACGCGAGCACGAACTCGTCACCACCGATCCGGGCGACCACCGCACCGTCAATGCCGTCCAGCGGCTCGCGCAGGCGGCGGGCGATCTCCACCAGCAGCCGGTCGCCGGCGGCGTGGCCGTAGGTGTCGTTAACCGGCTTGAACCGGTCCAGGTCTACCAGGACCAGGTCGATCGGCTCGCCGTCCAGCTCGTCGAGCGCCCGGGCCAGGCCAGCCCGGTTCGCCAGGCCGCTCAGTGGATCCGTGGTCGCCTCCCGGCGGGCCTGGACCAGTCGGGACCGCTGCGACCGGGCCACCTGAGCGGCCCACACGTGCCCCGCCAGCGACAGCACGGCAGCGGCCGGGAGCAGCATCTTCAGCGCCCTCACCGGGTCACCTCCGAGCCGGTCGCCGCCGCCCACGCCTGCAGCACATTCCGCGGAATCCGGCCGCGCTCGGCCACCTCGTAGCCGTTGGCCTGCGCCCACTGGCGGATCGCGGCGCGCTGGGCGGTGCCCTTCGGACCGGTGCCCATCTTCTGCCGCAGCGCCGCCAGCTCGGCGGCCAACTCGGCCTCCTTCTCCGCCAGGCGCAGCGTCGCGGCGGCCAGCTCGGCCTCCAGCCGGCCGGTCAGCTCCTCAACCAGGCCACTGATCTTCTCGGCGAGCTGACGGGTCCGGGCGGCCTCGCTGCCCTGAGCCAGGGTCAGCAACTGCTCCAGCGTGCGCGGCGGCCGGGCCGCCGGGCCGCTCGGAACCTCGGTACGTGCCGGAGCGGCGCCGGGACCAGCGATGACCCGGATGCCCATCGGCACCCGCTGCGTCGGAGCGGCCGGCTTGCCCTGGGCGGCGCGCAGCAGCGCTGCCCGGTCGGTGCCGTTGGTCGGCGTAATCGTCGGAGCGCTCATGCCGGCATCACCACCCCGACCGGGAGCAGGCCGCGCAGGGCCCGCAGGGCCTTGTGCTGGATGGCCTTGATCGCCGCCGGGGTCCTGCCCATCGCCTGGGCGGTCTCGTCGATCGACAGCTCCCGCAGGTACCGCAGGATGATGCACTGCCGCTGCGGGGCGCTGAGCTGGTCGACGCCGGCCAGGAGGGCTTCGTGGGTCAGGCGGTCCATCGCCGTCTTCGCCGGGTCGGGCACCTGGCCGGACTCGGCCTCGTCGCGGTGCTCGGCGACGGGCACCTCGAAACGGGACTCGTGGTGGTTGAGGATGAGGTTCCGGGCGATCGTGGTAATCCAGGCGCCGAAGTCGCCGCCCGGCCGGCGGAACGCGTCGAGGTTGCGCAGTGCTCGCAGGAATGTCTCCGAGGTCAGATCCTCGGCCGCCTGGCGATCGCGCACCCGCTGCGACACGAACTGGAACACCTGGTCGACGTACCGGTCGTAGACCAGGCCGAACGCCTCCGCGTCACCGGCCTGAGCCCGCGCCACCAGCGCCGACACCTCGCCGGCCGTCGATCTGAAGGGAGCCTGCGCCGGATCGGCCGGGGCAGGGCTTACCCTCGTTGATGGCATCTGTTCCTCCTTGCGAGTCGGGATGGATGCCGTCCCGGGGCTCGGTGGGGGGCAATCCCACCGAGCCCTCTTGCCTATGCAGGCGCACCGCAAGGTCTATTACGTACTCATTGACCAGACAATGCGCTTGGTGTTGATGGTGCTACTGAGCACCAAGAGACGTCAAGGGGTTCGAGCAACATTGACTAGACAATGTTCGGCCGCGTGAGCGAGACTCAGAACGTGGAGACCTTCAGGGGCAGGTCAGTGCCGGCATACCAACGGATCGCCACGGCGATCCGCGACAAGATCGTGTCGGGTGAGCTTGCCGGAGGCGAGCAGTTGCCGACCGAGCTTGAACTCGCCGAGCAGTGGGGCGTGGCCCGGCAGACAGTCCGCAACGGCATCGCCGTGCTGGTGTCCGAAGGGCTTGTGGTGGCGAAACGCCCCCTCGGGCACTTCGTACGCAAGCGGGAGAACATGCTGTATCGCCCACAGGGTGAGTCTCGCGATCAGCCGGTGAGCCCCGAGATGGACCGCTTCTACCAGCAGATCACCGAGGAGGGGAGGGTCCCCAGCCAGACGATCGACGTCTCCCTAGTTCAGGCAACACCGGACATCGCTCAGCGCCTCCGGGTCGATCCAGGGACCGTCGTGGTGGCTCGTCGGCGGGTCCGCTACATCAACGGTGAGCCGATCAACATCAACGACTCTCACTTCCCGCTGGACATCGTCAAGGACTCCGAGGTCATGTTGCCTGCCGACGTCGCACGGGGCACGAATCAGGTCCTCGCCGATCTTGGCTATCCGCAGGATCGCGCCATCGACGAGATCTACACCCGCATGCCCACACCTGAGCAGATCCACCGCTTGGGCCTAGGGCCAGGAACGCCGGTAGCGGTGCACTACGTGACTGGCTACGTGGCCGACGGCACGCCGGTGAGGTGCACCGTTAACGTGCTGCCGAGTGATCAACATGTCATTGTGTTCGAGCGTAAGTTCGAGCGGACCTGGAGCTGAGCCGACCTTGACCTTGACCATCCGGCCCGCTGAGGATCAGGACGAGTTCGAGATCGCCATGGGCCTGCTCACGCAGCGCATCCAGTGGTTACGCGATCGCGGCTCGGATCAGTGGGCGACGTGGGAGAGGTGGCGTACCAAGCTCGGCCCATCACTTTCCGCTGGCGACATCTGGATTCTCTGGGATGACGATGAGCCGATCGGCACAGTCACCCTTGAAATGACCGGCGACCCCGACTTCTGGACTCCTGAGGAGCTGGCCGAGCCGGCGGCCTACGTCTCAAAGCTGGCAGTGCGCCTCGACCGCGCCGGCCAAGAGCTCGGCGCTCTCCTGCTTGCGTGGGCAGGCGACTACGCCTTCCAACGCGGGTGTCGGTACGTCCGCTTGGACGCCTGGAAGACCAACGAACAGTTGCACGCCTATTACCTCTCGCGTGGATGGACGCACCTGCGTACATCCACGGATCCTCAAAGGCGCTCTGGAGCGCTGTTTCAGCGCACTGCCGCACCGATGGGCAAGCAGCCGGTAGAGCTGCGAACGGCTGCCTCAAGGCAAGGGTGAGCAGCTCCGACGATGACCAGGGGCCGAGAATCCGCAGGGGATACGGTGGCGGCGCAACAAGCGTTCTGATGACGCGACTGCCTGTCGGCGACGTGGATCGCTTCCATCTGCGTGTCGAGACGCGGGTGCCGACGCAGTCCGAGTCGCGTGATCTGGCCATGGAAGGCGGCACCACGGTGTTCGAGCTGTGGCGCGTGCTCTACCGAACTGGCGCACCGGCAGAGGTCGCGGTGGCGGTGGTGCCGGGAGATCGCGCGATCTTCGAGGCCGACCTCACTGGCTGGGCGGGGGCGGACTGACCGCGTCGACGGCGTCCAGGCCGTGCTCGACGTACTCACGGATCAGGTCGGGTGGTGTGATGCCGCGGCGTTGGGCTTCGGCGAACAGCCGCTCGGTGAGCTGCAGGGACATGCTGACTGTGTGCCCGACGGTGGCATCGTTTCGGGGCGGCGTGGTGTCGATCTCGGCGGTGGACCAGTCCCGGTTGTTCAGGGCGGCCTGCGCGTCGTCGAGTCTGCTCATGACGGATGCTCCGTAGGAAGTCGAAACCCCGGCGGCGTACCCGCGAGGGGCAGGGGCGACCGGGGTCTTCACGGGAAGCGTACCGAGTCAGGGAGGGTCTGGGCGGGCGGCTGTTGCTAGTCGGTGGCCTTGGGGTGTCCGGTGCCGGCGTGTTTGATCCAGCAGGTGCGGGTGTCGTGGTCGACCAGGTACCAGACGCGGCCGCCGGCGGTGACTTCGTACTGCCATTGCGGCAGCGTGTCGCCGTTGTGCACGCCGGCGGCGAGGGATCCTTTGAGCGGGTGTTGGCGGCTGGTGGGTGGGGCGGGGCAGGGGGTGGCTTCGATGGCGTCGAACGCGGCGCGGGTGTTGGCCGCGGCTTGGCGGCAGAGTTCTTCCCAGCCCTTGGCCGCGTCGTTGGTGGCGAAGCGCAGGGTGTAGCCGCCGGGGCGTGGTGGCGGTGCGGCCCGGTCGCCGCGCTTGGCGCTCACTCGCCGTCCGGGCGGGTGACCGGCCCGAAGTCGCCCGCGCTGGGTGCCGTCAGGACCCGGTGCAGGTCGGGGTCGGCGTGGACCTCGGCGGTGTGGCGCCACTCGGCGAGCAGCTGTGACAGCGCTGCGGTGCTGCCCACCGCGGCGGCGGCCTCGGCGGTGGCGATGAACTGGTCGGCCATCTGCTGGGCGTCGGCGGGCGGGAGGAACCGCACCCAGGGCAGCACGGTCGGCAGCGCCTCGCGCACCAGTGCGGGGTCACGGCGGACCAGGCTGGCCAGCAGCCGGGCGGTCAGGTCCACCACCTCGCCCTCGGCCTCGGCCCGGTCGGCGGACATCAGCACCAGGTCCGCGGCGTCACGGCGGCGCAGCCGCACCGCCCGGGCGCGGGCCAGCCGCTCGGCGGTCTCCGCCGGCTGGCGCAGCAGTTCGGAGAACGGCACGGACTCCAACGGCATCGACATGACATCAACACTACTTCAGAAGTAGGCGGTCGGGCCAGCAAACGTCGGAGAGTTCCCGGGGCTCCCCACACCCGCTGACCAGGCGAGAGGCGGTAGGCGCTTGTCGGTCGTTGAAGGGACATGATGAGCGATCGGCCGGCGAGTGAGTGGCATCAACCTCAGCGGTTCTACGAGGCGCTGGGCCGCACAATGGCGGCTCTGGACGTCAGCCGCGCGCTGGAGGGGGCCACCGAGCTGCGCTGGTGGAGCGCGGATCACACGTGGAAGATCGAGTGGCGGGAGGGGCCGTACCCGTATGAGGTGGCGGCTCGGCTGTGGCAGGACGCGTCCGCGGCCGAGAGCACGGTTGCTCTCGCGGTGGGCGGCCTGATCAGGCTCGACCCGCCAACGGGCAGCCCGAATTACACGTTGATGCGCGTCATGAACGTGCCGGTGCTGCTCAGGGCGCTGGAACCGACCGGTGCCGACGAGATAGCCCGCCGGATGAGACAGCAACTGGTCGAGCTGGTGTCGGCCATGCAGGACCGATCGCCGAGGCCAGGGCCGTCACCGCACCAGGCGAAGGCTGCGGCGGACCCCGTCAGCGGTTGATCAGGGCTACGACGCCGCCTGAGCGGGCGTGGGTAGCCACAGCTGGAAACGGGCGTGCTCGGCCAGGCCGGCGACGTCGTCGACGGGCCGGTCGTGACGTCGCAGCGTGGCCAGCCGCTGGCCGGCGAGGCGTTCCAGGGCGGCGCGGATCGCGGGTGCGGGGTGGCCGGTGCTCTCGGCGAGGCGGGTCAGCGTGGTGTCGGTGGTGGCGCCGCTGAAGGTGACGAGCAGGGCCACCGCGGCGGCGGATGTGGCGTCGTCGAGGGCGGCCTGGTGCGGGTCGTCAAACGTCGCCGGCGGGGTGTGGTGGCGCTCGGGGAGCGGTTCTTCGCCGAGGGCGAGCAGCACGCCGTTGAGGGCGGCGCGGATCCGGTGGCGGTCCCATGGGTGGCGGCCGGCGTACAGCTGGTCGGCGAGTTCGGCGAGGGTGGTCTCCCACTGCGCGGCGGTGCGGGGCGGGCGGGGCCGGATGGTCCGCTCGACGACGCGCTGCGCGGGTACGGTGCGGATCCGGCCGGCGTCGACGTCGGCCTGGTGGCGGCGCTGGGCGGTGCGCAGCTCGTAGGCGCGTTGCCGGCAGGACCGGTCGCAGTAACGCTTCTTGCGGCCCGTGGGCGGCTGGACGATCGTGTTGCCGCACCATCCGCACGGCGTTTCGATCTCTCGTTCGGTGTCAGCCGCCATCAGGCGGTGGCCTTGCGTCTGGCGTCGCGGAGGAACTGTTTCGCGTAGGAGGTCGACGCGCCGGTGAGCGCCGCCAGGAGGCCGCCCAGCTGCGGGCTGTGAAGTGGGACGCCCTGGGTCAGCAGCGCTGCCAGGGTCGTCTCCAGCCGGTCCCGTTTAGAGGTTGGCGGCCGTCCGGGCGGCGTCGGTAGCCACGCGGCCAGGTCGGGGTTCGTGGAGTACAGCGCCCGTTGCTCCACCGGCGGCGGGGTCTGCCGTGGCACCGGCGTCGGCACACCTTCGGCGGGCGGCAGCGTGCGGCCGGTGGCGGCCAGGGCCTCGGCGACCCGGTGGCCGAGCGCTTCGGGATCTTCCTGGGCGTGCGTGGTGATGGTGATGCCACCGACGGGCGGCAGGCCCTGTTCCCGGATCCGGATCACGAGGTACCCGGCGGTCTCCATCTGCTGGGTCAGCCGCCTGTCACGGTCGACCGAGAACTGGTGGGTCAGCTCGTCGTACTCCACGACGATGCGGTGCTCGGCGTCGACCAGGTCGCGCAGCCCGCGTACCGGTGGCGCCGCCGAGGGATGCCCGACGTAGCGCAGGCCGGTCACCGCGGCGACGGCGGCGAGCACGCTGCCCTCGCGGTCCCCGCGCGTCGCGTAGCAGGCCGGACACCCTCGGCCGCGCGTACGGTCGCAGACCTTCTGCTGCCAGGTGTGGCCCTGCGCGCAGCGCCACCACACCGTTCGGGCCGACCGCGCGGACAACGTCTGCGGGTCCAGGTCACCGTTGAGGTCCACCGCCCACTGCCGCATGAGCATCGGCGCGGCCTCGGACAGTCGCGGCGCCGGCCGCCGTCCACCCGCGCACGTCGGGCAGCCGCGTCCACGCAGCGCCCGCACATCGACCCGGGCATCCCACACGTGGCCGGCCCGGCACCGCCACCACACCCGCGCCGTTGCCCCACATCGCAGCTGCGCTGGGTCAAGCCCGGGGTTGAGATCGGCCGCCCACTCGGTCAGCAGATCGGGCCGGCCAACGCTCAGGACAGGATGACGGACGCGGGGACAGCGGCCACAACGGCCAGGAGCGGTGGCCTTGCTCGACACCATCGCCTGCCAGACATGCCCCGCCGAGCAGCGCCACCACACCCGCGCGCGAGAGCGGACCGAGACGGTCATCGGATCGAGGCCTGCGTTGAGATCGTGCGCCCACATGGCCAGCAACTCGGGCACACTCGCCACCGCCACGCGCAAGCCGCCACCGGTGCGGCCAGAGCTCACGAGAACGGCGGGGCGTTGAACGGAACTCACATTGCCAGCATGCCTGGTTGACCCGCCACG includes these proteins:
- a CDS encoding sigma-70 family RNA polymerase sigma factor, with the translated sequence MARAQAGDAEAFGLVYDRYVDQVFQFVSQRVRDRQAAEDLTSETFLRALRNLDAFRRPGGDFGAWITTIARNLILNHHESRFEVPVAEHRDEAESGQVPDPAKTAMDRLTHEALLAGVDQLSAPQRQCIILRYLRELSIDETAQAMGRTPAAIKAIQHKALRALRGLLPVGVVMPA
- a CDS encoding Lsr2 family DNA-binding protein, giving the protein MSAPTITPTNGTDRAALLRAAQGKPAAPTQRVPMGIRVIAGPGAAPARTEVPSGPAARPPRTLEQLLTLAQGSEAARTRQLAEKISGLVEELTGRLEAELAAATLRLAEKEAELAAELAALRQKMGTGPKGTAQRAAIRQWAQANGYEVAERGRIPRNVLQAWAAATGSEVTR
- a CDS encoding GGDEF domain-containing protein, producing the protein MRALKMLLPAAAVLSLAGHVWAAQVARSQRSRLVQARREATTDPLSGLANRAGLARALDELDGEPIDLVLVDLDRFKPVNDTYGHAAGDRLLVEIARRLREPLDGIDGAVVARIGGDEFVLACPSPAPIAGLLGAEVIQALAEPIEVAAGVSVSVTASVGAIHATAGEDRARVMAAADAAVYEAKLRGGDGLVEHNPLGGLPEVEERPLLRLRELAAATRALGAIA
- a CDS encoding GntR family transcriptional regulator, encoding MSETQNVETFRGRSVPAYQRIATAIRDKIVSGELAGGEQLPTELELAEQWGVARQTVRNGIAVLVSEGLVVAKRPLGHFVRKRENMLYRPQGESRDQPVSPEMDRFYQQITEEGRVPSQTIDVSLVQATPDIAQRLRVDPGTVVVARRRVRYINGEPININDSHFPLDIVKDSEVMLPADVARGTNQVLADLGYPQDRAIDEIYTRMPTPEQIHRLGLGPGTPVAVHYVTGYVADGTPVRCTVNVLPSDQHVIVFERKFERTWS
- a CDS encoding zinc-ribbon domain-containing protein, with the protein product MLMRQWAVDLNGDLDPQTLSARSARTVWWRCAQGHTWQQKVCDRTRGRGCPACYATRGDREGSVLAAVAAVTGLRYVGHPSAAPPVRGLRDLVDAEHRIVVEYDELTHQFSVDRDRRLTQQMETAGYLVIRIREQGLPPVGGITITTHAQEDPEALGHRVAEALAATGRTLPPAEGVPTPVPRQTPPPVEQRALYSTNPDLAAWLPTPPGRPPTSKRDRLETTLAALLTQGVPLHSPQLGGLLAALTGASTSYAKQFLRDARRKATA
- a CDS encoding GNAT family N-acetyltransferase, with the translated sequence MTLTIRPAEDQDEFEIAMGLLTQRIQWLRDRGSDQWATWERWRTKLGPSLSAGDIWILWDDDEPIGTVTLEMTGDPDFWTPEELAEPAAYVSKLAVRLDRAGQELGALLLAWAGDYAFQRGCRYVRLDAWKTNEQLHAYYLSRGWTHLRTSTDPQRRSGALFQRTAAPMGKQPVELRTAASRQG